The DNA sequence ATCAGCCAATGGTTGACAAGTGGAACGCGTTACATGGTAGTGTTGGTAGAAACTAAAGTGCACAAACGATCAAAGTCGACGGCATACTCTGGTTAAACCAATCATCATTTTAAGCGGTGTCAATCGTTTCTTCGTTTAAGGATTAAACGTTTTCTGAAAAAGGTAAATAAATTCGGCTCGTATTCGGCGCACGAATGTTGTTATCGATTGTCACTATTCCCAGAAAGTGCGCATGACGCATCAGATTGACGTGTAATATCAGCAATTTGCTTCTCAggttaatattataatacatattcttcttgaatttttgtgactgttgtaaaaatatctttttaaaatgAACAAATTCTGGCAAACTTCAACGTTTCATTGTACCAGGTGCTAATATAGGAAAACGTTTAAGTATCGATATGTCGCTGCTGTGTTTCGTAATATTATGTTTATTTGTTTCACTACCGGAACAAAATCATTTgattttgatatttccgaATATATCGTTTGTAACAATACACTTTACAccaaaatttaaagaatattagaaatttacGTTATTCATTTGCAATAAGATCTGTAAGATAGCTTATCATGTGTAACGTTACCaacgtttcgttttctttcctTATCCTTGACGTTTCTTGTAAGACACgttgtatatgtatgtatgtacttacgttattaacgaaaatatattttttaacagcACATTGGATTGTgacattatacatataacattattatatatacatataacgtaaacgtataacaataataactaTTAACTGATGTTGGTGAATTTTATTTGCAGCTGATCTTAATGCATTGGGAAAATTAATAAAGGTTAATTATGCTCatatttatagtatttaaatacatgttatatgtagaTGAATGTGAATCTTTAGATGCAAAACGATCTTGTTAGGGTTACCTTGTTAATAAACATTCATAAAGCTAAACAGTGTGTCATAAAGAATACTTATAAATGTGAGCAATTTATATCTTGTAATGTTTAAACTTATTTCAGCTATACTGATATATACCATATCTGATATACTGATATTTGGTATTTTCCTCATACATACTGTGATGAATCAGttttatatggaataattgcatttaagatataaaaaaattctttggtaatttttataaattttgtcAACATAAcacattatgttatattagaattatttaaatcttcTTTGTTATTTGGAGATGTGTAggtaattattaatttgagacttttacttttatttattaattgctTATTACTATTGTGTTTTTTAAgaataaacatatatatttggAACTGCAATCTTATAATATAACTTTAGTTGATTAATGTTTTGTTTTTGTGTAATTTAGTACAAATACTTCTAACATAGTAGtactttgtatattaaatgctttgagaaattaataaaatattttggaaCATGTTGAAAAGCAACTGTTCTTAATAATTTTGTGACTAACTCTATTTTAAGGTTGTTGGTACATTCGTGCGCTGGTATTCCATTGATGTTCTGTTATTACAACAATGTCTCATGATAATAATAGATTCTTTTTCAGTTAAAACAAAAACCAAAAGATGGCAACTTGGCAGAATACACCAGGTGCAGGATTTTATGCAGGGCATCAAGGTTCTGATCTCCTTtctaaattatacatattttttattatgattCATTACATCTTCAATATGCAACAAAGTAGTTAGTAAACCACAAGCACCATGTTGCTTATTTCAAATGGGTATTACCATTAAATATTACCTATTAAACTGTATAATCATTAATcataatttaaatatgttGTGATTTCCtcagaaaaagaaattacaaattgtagggaaaacaatatatttaaagaaaatcaTACATCAACATTTAGTAGCTGTTAATGGAGCACAAAATCTCACAAAGAGTGATGCTTAACTCAGAATGAAGATTCTATCgcattgtaatattttatttcttttaaatttgcTTGTGCAGGTTATCCTCCCCAAAATCCTGGTTATCCATCTCAAGAAGGGTACCCTCCTGGATATCCACCTCCTTACGGAGGAAATCCACCACCACCAGGTCTGTTTAATgtcattaatttttttttatactaaTGCCCTAACTTTTTTCtaactaattaatatttatgatattttatttatttttaggtCCTGGTTTTATTCCTCCAGGGGCACCTCCTTACGGACAAATTCCACCAGGTGGTCCAATATTTGGTACAGGTCCACAATCAGGCATGTACGGGTCAAATTATGAAGAATCTATGCACTCTGATGGCATCAAAGGACTTGAGTTCAGTGATAAAACCATTAGAAATGGATTCATCAGGTGTGTATTATCGCTGAAggtttataatattttccaatatttgttttaataattttgacTTTTATCTGCTTTCAGGAAGGTGTACAGTATACTAATGATTCAGCTGCTGATTACAGTATCGATGATTGCGCTCTTCCTTTTCCATGAACCTACTAGAAAATATGTTCGATCTCATCAAGAGCTATTTTGGATCTCCTTTGTAGCAACTCTTGTCCTGATTATATGTATGGCATGTTGTACTAGTGTGAGACGAAAAGCCCCTATGAATTATGTGTTTTTGTTGCTATTTACAATAGCAGAAAGTTTTCTGTTAGCTACTGCTGCTTCTACATACAACTCTAAAGAGGTATGATCCTAAAGATAGTAGTTTatgatttcttaatttattagttaagaatttaataattatactcattactaataataaataaaaaataaagcactacattttattaaatactttaGGTACTATTGGCGATTGGAATTACTGCAGCTGTTTGTTTTGCATTAACATTATTCGCATTCCAAACGAAGTTTGACTTCACTGCTCTTAACACCATTTTGTTTGTTACATTGATCATTTTCCTAATCTTTGGAATAATCGCAACAATATGGAATGGACCAGTTATGACCTTAATATATGCATCAATTGGGGCccttcttttctctatttatTTGATCTATGATACACAAATGATGATTGGTGGTAATCACAAGTATTCGATTTCTGCGGAAGAGTATATTTTTGCAGCACTAAGCCTTTATATAGATATCATCAATATCTTCATATACATTTTGACAATTATTGGCACCTCACGAGATTAAATATTGCAAAACACATTATTTTGTCGCTGGATTAGTCTTTAATGCAAAATGCTTTTACTTACCATTGTTCTATTCTGACTCTCTTCCATAGAGAGTATGTTACAGAAAAGCAATGGAAGGCATTGAAGAAAAAGGTATTGGCAGAGAAGTATGAATTTCTATAAGATAATAGCATAATAGCTTTTACATAATTTCCAAAGTATATCAAATACAGAGATTACAGAggaacaaaattattttaaagttaAAACTCTAGTCTTATAAGTGAAATAATTCCTATTTTCACTGGGACAAGTAAGCCAATCGTTATATGTATAGTGAAAGGCATAAAGTTCACAAAAAATGCAAATGCTCTGCTGACACAACTAATCATGAtgttttatttcatctttgcTATTAACAAAGTGTATTTGTTTTCATTGAACTTTAAAAGAAGTATagtttattttgtaaaaagaacttattttattatattaagaaataaataccGTATGTCCAGCAAATGCGTTTTAACGATGTTAATATCTGTATTAGATGTAGTATTATAACACGTAgatattaatatcattattCCAATTATCCTAATAATGTATACATACCTTTACTCGTTATGTGTGTTAGAAAATAgatgttatacgttatattatttcaacatatttgcataataaaataaaattttcaaagtattaaataatattcttatctcttattgtataaatttagtttgcTTTTTGCACTGGTATATAAAACAGAATATTAAACTCATGACCATGTATAATCGATTTACGCTCATCTCAAATCTACAagcaaaagaaataattttacaaattttttaatttggtAAAATCCGAAGTAATTATACATAATAACAGTAACGAAGTATACAGCTATTTTCATTAAAGAAAATCATTAGTTATATTCCATTATTatactacaaatatttatgtaaattcatatttatatgtaaGCAACCAGAGAGGAAATGAAAGTATTCACGCCCGTAGTTTTAGTTGTTCTGGGGATAATGCTGTACCATGAGGCTAAGTGTTGAAAGTGACGCACGCTAGCatatacaaaaatttttaaaattagagATCTCTGGCTTGTTTGGTTCCACGTTAGCATATACAAGAATCTGTGTATTAAAGTTTAAAGCACAGACGAGTATACAGCACAGATCTTGCATCTTATGGGATCCTATGACCCATGTTCTGAAATATTGATCGTGTAAAAATAGTTTCCGTCTAAGAACGGATCAGCGCAATAGGTAAATGCTACagaaaaacaattaaaatattgctCCTGTTTATTCATCTTATTTGTTTTACTCCATGATACATTTATTGTCAAGTATAGGGtttttttaagtaattttataATCGCGTTATATAAGACTTGGTATTTTTCTGGCCGCGTCATACAGGGTGTTCGGCTACAGGCGTAAAAAAATTTGAGAGATAATTCTTGAAGCTAAAATAAGATGAAAAtcagaaatacaaaaattgagTTTTCTgctttgtattttaattattgtaaattaaaaattagccTAAATAATGTTGTGCGCGAGCAAACCTCCTTACATGAGCGAAAGTAGATCAGCAACGTTCCTCGTACAGGTCGTAGAGAAGAAGGTAATGACATTCGAAGACGTAAATCATCCTGTTACATTAAGTGAAATTGTGTAATAAGCGaattatacattttcttaAAATGTGTTAAATCAGAATCATGTAAAAACAGAactgtatgtatatgtattttaaattatattgtataatactTCATTACTGTAATAATAACTTTACTTTATTGTTGTAGTAATTATCACTGtgttatttttaatcgaaCAGTACCACTGACGATTATATCTTCAATATTCAActcattatattaatattaataccAATACGAACGAATCTACCCAATTTCGCCAATAAAAGATAACAATACCAGTTACTATCTTTGTCCTAACTTTCACATCATCGAATAGTGTCAAAGCAATCAGAGCATAGACGATGTACAATTTCTGAAAACTTTGTCACCTCAGTTCGTATTGAAACTTGATCGGTGATACTTTATCTATTGCAATCATTTACAGAAACTTTCAATTTAATCCGCTATGtttaaatttattcatttatatttttttataatccTTCCGGTTATTATAGGTGCCACAAAAAAGGaacataaaattttttcaggtaatttattgatttttcTTCTCAATACATATTCACTTGTGATATTTATGTTATACGTGATTAAAAAACTTCAATGTAATTGATCTAAAAAAACCTTATCTACagtattatttacaattatttattaactacttatatattagtatatataagtacaatcacttattaataatattcagACGCTATTCAAGacagaataattttttacaattagaTCAAACGACAAACTTTTTTGAGAAGTTAGAAGAATTAGTTTACTAGGTGACGCGTAAAAAATtggtttaaaaattgtatttggtCGGAATCGTAAAGAAAATAGCAAAGGCCGCTTTTTACAACCTTTGTATTTGAGACTGTGATCTTTACTATTATCTAACTACTATTTaaagatttttatattctccGATGCCTTGTTTGTACGTCAACtgatttcgataaaattttcatcgtgTGCACAGCAAAGCATTGGCAAAGAAAatcgtaaatttttctttctgaatgaccccccccccccccccatcaCTACATTGCTATGTTTTAGCCATATTCAGGCTCAACAGTTCAACGAAATATCCTatgttatttgaaaatattttgatactAATATCcccaaaataaaataaacaaaataagtaattttttgtaataaaatctAATATACGAACATTCAAATGAAGAAGGTCACACAATCTTACACGATAAATACATTCGTTTGAAATAATTACGTAATAAATGACATACATTAATTAATGAAAACCATAGAAACAACGTCAATTTACAGATAtaattgaaagattaagaaaaaAGTCAACTGATGAAGAACACGGAGGAATTATTGCTATGAAAAAACAACTGTTTCAGTGAGTATAGCACtagaaaattcaataaaaattcttataaTAAAAACAGacaaatttctattatgttatcctaattaatgtaattattaaataatcgttgttaaaaataaaaaaaccaAACTGAATCAAAACtgaaatgatataaaattaatgtgtaatatatacaattaaatGTGTTTAGAGATATTTTTACAGAACACCAGAAAGATGACAAATTGCAATTTGGCTATGTTTGCGAAAACCCAGTTCAATGGGAACAAAGATTCGAAGAAAAAGATCTTCCGAATAATCGACATCGTGGAAAGGTACagcaaaaatattaaatttgagCTGCTCTTAGTAAAAAGACATGAACTCAatgattattataatttaattacattataattGGTAATCTAtggtattattttttttttaatataaaacaatatttgtGCAGGTCAAGTGGGCGAATATAGATGGCAGCTATGGTGAGCACTACTGGGACTTAAATCATAAGTAATCTTTATACAGAGAGTGACGAAATGTATAAACTAATCATCATTACAGTTCTGTAAATCCATTCTATAAATGTTAATTGGGATATAACTTATGTATATTTACAATCATGTATGTTACAAAATAAGCATCATATTTACTTCTCCATATGTGtctgtttaattaaaattttatacaagGTATTCCTCCTATATGAACAAAATCAAAGTCGTTGATTTATGATCAATCAAACTTTATTGATTCTTTGAAAATCTTATAAAATGAcgaaagaatattatatactCGCTATTATTTCTCTAATTATTGAAAATGTGTAGAAGATCGTAACTTCATCGTAATACGGTGCGATCAAAAAGACAACCTTATTTGAAAGAATCTTGCAATAGGTATCAAAAGCACTTTACTCTGGTAGATAACAAAGCAATCtggtttgaaatttattttatgaaaccCTTAACTTTAACACCTTTAAACTTAAATACGTAGGGTTTTGTATATGCTAGCGTGAATCACCTTTCAGTATTGCCTGTATGGCGCAGCACTAGTCCAGAAACAACCAGAACCATAAGCATAAACACTCTCATTTCCTCTCTGGCTGAATCAATTCTACATGAATATCATTTTTTGTGCGAGATTATCCAAAACTGAATTACGTTGATCTAGTTGAGCATTTATAGCTTTGgattagaaaattagaaaacatacgtttaaattaataaagctatgcattctatatataagaatatatgtaaaaagaaattatgtatataaaatacttgATAAACTAAACTTTCTTACCATATTTATTTCTCAATATTATTTCCCAACGTCATTGTAACTTTATTCATCATCTTCACTTTCCTATCTTTTTCCTAAGCATTTTTAACGCAATTTTAGCACTACCATTactattatgaatatttatatagatatatgtcaatacgtataataattaataaatgctAAAATTAGCAAAATCGTAATTGGGAATGAATAATTTTgctttttattgtataaacgTTGCATGTATTAATGCAAATCGCAtacttataaaatataaaatcatgtTTTCCATTGCACATTAgtaatatgtaaatgtaaCCTATTGTTAAACCATATCATAACAATatcttcttatatatatacaaatatatatcttgtaCAAAACTATAAAACTCTAtatggaatatttaataaaatagattacaattttaataatttataataatttcattaacaatatttaaagTCTACTTCGCATCCCACCAGCAGCAGTAATAGTTTCACCAGTAATGTATGAAGCATCATCACTTGCCAAAAATGCAGCAACATTTGCTATATCATCTGATTCACCAAATCTTTGCATTGGTATTGTCGATAATACAGCTTCTCCTGCCTCACCTTCATAAAGCTGTGTAATATTATTGTACAATATTACCACATATTATTAGTGATATAGTAAGATAGCaacaaaagaatataaaaattcataccaCTCGTGAAAATTTAGTCTTTATAATACCAGGTGCTATGCAATTGACACGAATTCCTTCAGGTGCAAGAGTAGCAGCAGCTACTTGATTTATTCCTAACAATGCAGTTTTACTAACACCATATGCACCTAGTAACtgcaatattaattttattttttaatataagaattaCATAAACACActatatattaaataagatAAGATacatgattttttaaatatacttacAGTAAATGGTGTATATGCTGCTATTGAAGATATAAGAATTATCGATGCAGATTTACTCTTTCTTAAAAGCGGTAAGGCTTCttgtaataaaagaaatgtacTCTTAACATTAGTATCAAAAATTTTATCCCATACTTCCTCTGAAGTTTCAAAAAATGTAGATTGTGCTGGATTTGTGGCAGCATTTGATACAAGAATATCTAAGCCACCAAATTCTTGTTCAgtctaaaatataattaataaattgtacttTTGTGTATACttaaaaattttcatatttacgAACTAaactaaataacaaatttacgTTCTTAAGAAGATTTTTTCTATCTTCACTTTTTCCCACATGACATACGGTACCACAAACATTTAAACCTTCAGATTTAAGTTGTTCTACAGCCTTTTTTACATTTGATTCTTTGCG is a window from the Bombus huntii isolate Logan2020A chromosome 6, iyBomHunt1.1, whole genome shotgun sequence genome containing:
- the LOC126866300 gene encoding protein lifeguard 1-like isoform X1, with the translated sequence MATWQNTPGAGFYAGHQGYPPQNPGYPSQEGYPPGYPPPYGGNPPPPGPGFIPPGAPPYGQIPPGGPIFGTGPQSGMYGSNYEESMHSDGIKGLEFSDKTIRNGFIRKVYSILMIQLLITVSMIALFLFHEPTRKYVRSHQELFWISFVATLVLIICMACCTSVRRKAPMNYVFLLLFTIAESFLLATAASTYNSKEVLLAIGITAAVCFALTLFAFQTKFDFTALNTILFVTLIIFLIFGIIATIWNGPVMTLIYASIGALLFSIYLIYDTQMMIGGNHKYSISAEEYIFAALSLYIDIINIFIYILTIIGTSRD
- the LOC126866300 gene encoding protein lifeguard 1-like isoform X2; this translates as MYGSNYEESMHSDGIKGLEFSDKTIRNGFIRKVYSILMIQLLITVSMIALFLFHEPTRKYVRSHQELFWISFVATLVLIICMACCTSVRRKAPMNYVFLLLFTIAESFLLATAASTYNSKEVLLAIGITAAVCFALTLFAFQTKFDFTALNTILFVTLIIFLIFGIIATIWNGPVMTLIYASIGALLFSIYLIYDTQMMIGGNHKYSISAEEYIFAALSLYIDIINIFIYILTIIGTSRD
- the LOC126866310 gene encoding uncharacterized protein LOC126866310 encodes the protein MFKFIHLYFFIILPVIIGATKKEHKIFSDIIERLRKKSTDEEHGGIIAMKKQLFQDIFTEHQKDDKLQFGYVCENPVQWEQRFEEKDLPNNRHRGKVKWANIDGSYGEHYWDLNHK
- the LOC126866304 gene encoding dehydrogenase/reductase SDR family member 4, which produces MLRSPISQTIQQVNRNFSKIKCKRLEGKVAIVTASTEGIGFAIVKRLAEEGAKVMISSRKESNVKKAVEQLKSEGLNVCGTVCHVGKSEDRKNLLKNTEQEFGGLDILVSNAATNPAQSTFFETSEEVWDKIFDTNVKSTFLLLQEALPLLRKSKSASIILISSIAAYTPFTLLGAYGVSKTALLGINQVAAATLAPEGIRVNCIAPGIIKTKFSRVLYEGEAGEAVLSTIPMQRFGESDDIANVAAFLASDDASYITGETITAAGGMRSRL